The following proteins are co-located in the bacterium genome:
- a CDS encoding TetR/AcrR family transcriptional regulator: MPSQTPLPRARRSQAERSAATKTRLLDASIGCLIDHGYAGTTTLAVCKRAGVSNGSLLHHYGTREHLLGATLEAVYGRLRDGVVTQLEALPTNGDRVDALVDVMWSAFGAPEFKAVLELWLAAASHAELSWSLWPEAQAFDEGNVPLAEALFPEVAERLPDFATWISLIFQVMQGLGLVNATRPFDAETAALRERTLTLFKAVLRDAFGAEEASS; this comes from the coding sequence ATGCCGAGCCAGACTCCCCTTCCGCGGGCCCGTAGAAGTCAGGCGGAACGAAGCGCCGCCACCAAGACACGTCTGCTCGACGCCTCGATCGGCTGCCTGATCGACCACGGCTACGCCGGAACCACCACGCTGGCTGTCTGCAAGCGTGCCGGCGTATCCAATGGATCGCTGTTGCACCACTACGGCACGCGGGAGCACCTGCTCGGAGCGACCCTCGAAGCCGTGTACGGCCGCTTGCGAGACGGAGTGGTCACACAACTCGAAGCCCTGCCTACGAATGGCGACCGGGTCGACGCGCTGGTGGATGTCATGTGGTCCGCCTTCGGCGCTCCTGAGTTCAAGGCCGTCCTGGAATTGTGGCTCGCAGCCGCGAGCCACGCCGAGTTGTCCTGGTCCCTATGGCCCGAAGCGCAGGCCTTCGATGAAGGCAATGTTCCGCTGGCCGAGGCGTTGTTCCCGGAAGTCGCTGAGCGGCTGCCCGACTTCGCGACGTGGATCAGCCTGATCTTCCAGGTGATGCAGGGGCTTGGTCTCGTAAACGCAACTCGCCCCTTCGATGCCGAAACGGCAGCTCTTCGCGAGCGTACGCTCACCCTCTTCAAAGCCGTGTTGCGTGACGCATTCGGGGCGGAGGAAGCATCATCTTGA
- a CDS encoding DMT family transporter, with product MPTEHRRGILWALAAAIGIAGFVIPWKVASTYGESAINTLLLLAIAAIFNSLLTGYRQRSIPRFGPVDLGIATALAAFTLFGNLASASAIQLLSPALLTVMQRSEVIIVALLAWPIIGERIDARFWIGAAVAGCGLFLLQDAVSASEPRAVGIVWAAVSAFCFASMAVITRLFIRRIDLVAVNALRLWIAVALWFVFNGFPPEILDISAAQAGYVGLAAFFGPFMGRLCMMNSARYIEARITTLATLAAPPLTLVLGAVLLSDQPSAREIQGGVVMLIGIAIPVLGWAKRRPTSAGPSSSS from the coding sequence ATGCCGACCGAACATCGCCGCGGAATCCTATGGGCGTTGGCTGCGGCGATTGGCATCGCCGGCTTCGTCATCCCGTGGAAGGTCGCCAGCACCTACGGCGAAAGCGCGATCAATACACTCCTGTTGTTGGCGATTGCTGCGATCTTCAACAGCCTCCTGACGGGCTACCGCCAGCGATCGATTCCGAGGTTCGGTCCGGTCGACCTCGGAATCGCAACAGCCCTCGCCGCGTTCACCCTTTTCGGAAATCTCGCGAGTGCCTCCGCCATTCAACTCCTCTCCCCAGCCTTGCTGACCGTCATGCAACGCAGCGAGGTGATCATCGTCGCGCTCCTCGCATGGCCGATCATCGGGGAGCGAATCGATGCCCGCTTCTGGATTGGCGCCGCCGTGGCCGGTTGTGGCCTGTTCCTCCTGCAAGACGCGGTTTCAGCTTCCGAGCCTCGAGCCGTCGGCATCGTCTGGGCCGCCGTCTCTGCGTTCTGCTTCGCTTCGATGGCCGTGATCACCCGACTCTTCATCCGACGCATCGATCTGGTCGCCGTCAACGCGTTGCGACTCTGGATCGCTGTCGCCCTGTGGTTCGTATTCAACGGCTTCCCGCCGGAGATCTTGGATATCTCCGCTGCCCAAGCTGGCTATGTAGGCCTCGCGGCCTTCTTCGGCCCGTTCATGGGTCGGTTGTGCATGATGAACTCGGCCAGGTACATCGAGGCGCGGATCACCACGTTGGCGACCCTGGCCGCCCCTCCGCTCACCCTCGTGCTCGGAGCCGTCCTCCTCTCGGATCAACCAAGTGCCAGAGAAATCCAGGGTGGCGTCGTGATGCTGATCGGGATTGCGATCCCTGTCCTGGGTTGGGCAAAACGGCGGCCGACCTCCGCTGGCCCCTCCTCGAGTTCCTGA
- a CDS encoding class I SAM-dependent methyltransferase produces the protein MGRSILPPGLAHRIANALYRAAGSPELRIRLWTGDEVGTSPDTSAGTLVIRSPLALIRLAIDPELELGDLFVQERIEVEGALDEFLAALLRREPRVGVSHWIPDSLRELALNTGRSKATQNASHHYDVGNEFYACWLDAGMTYTCGYFPRPDASLEEAQFAKMDHVCRKLGLRPGDEVVEAGCGWGGLALHMARHYGARVRACNVAEEQVAYARERAEKEGLTDRVEFIHDDYRNLHGQYDVFASVGMLEHVGTDHYEELGSVIDRCLRPHGLGLLHTIGRSRPQLLNRWMRKRVFPNAHPPTLGEMMRILEPKNFALLDAENLRIHYRLTASHWLRRFERETDRIEALVGRELARTWRFYLAGTTASFETATVQLFQVLFSRAGNDHIPFTREHQYSGDAPCFADEAIEELLQEGGALGER, from the coding sequence ATGGGCCGCTCCATCCTCCCGCCGGGCCTCGCTCATCGCATCGCGAATGCACTCTACCGGGCCGCCGGTTCGCCGGAATTGCGCATTCGGCTCTGGACCGGCGACGAAGTCGGCACCTCGCCGGATACTTCTGCAGGCACGCTCGTGATCCGAAGTCCCCTTGCCTTGATTCGCCTGGCGATCGATCCGGAACTCGAGCTCGGAGATCTCTTCGTGCAGGAGCGGATCGAAGTGGAAGGTGCCCTGGATGAGTTCCTGGCGGCGCTCCTGCGTCGCGAGCCCCGGGTTGGAGTGAGCCATTGGATTCCTGATTCGTTGCGAGAACTGGCCCTGAATACGGGGCGCAGCAAGGCAACCCAGAATGCGAGCCACCACTACGACGTGGGAAACGAGTTCTACGCCTGCTGGCTCGACGCCGGGATGACGTACACCTGTGGCTACTTCCCGCGCCCGGATGCGAGCCTGGAGGAAGCGCAATTCGCCAAGATGGATCACGTCTGCCGCAAGCTCGGGTTGCGCCCCGGTGATGAAGTGGTCGAGGCAGGTTGCGGTTGGGGAGGCCTGGCCCTGCATATGGCTCGCCACTACGGCGCGCGTGTACGGGCCTGCAACGTGGCCGAGGAGCAGGTGGCCTACGCCCGGGAGCGTGCCGAGAAGGAAGGCCTCACCGATCGCGTGGAGTTCATCCACGATGACTACCGAAACCTGCACGGGCAATACGACGTGTTCGCCTCGGTTGGCATGCTCGAGCATGTAGGTACGGATCACTATGAGGAACTCGGTTCAGTGATCGATCGCTGCCTGCGTCCGCATGGCCTCGGTCTGCTCCACACGATCGGACGCAGCCGCCCGCAGCTCTTGAACCGCTGGATGCGCAAGCGCGTCTTCCCCAACGCACATCCCCCAACTCTTGGTGAGATGATGCGCATTCTCGAGCCGAAGAACTTCGCGTTGCTCGACGCGGAAAATCTGCGCATCCACTACCGACTCACCGCAAGCCATTGGCTGCGCCGGTTCGAGCGGGAGACGGATCGAATCGAAGCCCTCGTGGGTCGCGAGCTGGCCCGGACCTGGCGCTTCTATCTGGCCGGCACGACGGCCTCGTTCGAGACGGCCACGGTTCAGCTCTTCCAGGTGCTCTTTTCGCGTGCCGGGAACGATCACATTCCCTTTACCCGCGAGCATCAGTACAGCGGGGATGCGCCCTGCTTCGCAGACGAGGCAATCGAAGAGCTTCTCCAGGAAGGTGGCGCGCTTGGAGAGCGCTGA
- a CDS encoding NAD(P)/FAD-dependent oxidoreductase — protein MRPASQTRQSKSFSRKVARLESADVVIVGGGPAGSSMAFGLRGSGLRVVILDRARFPRDKLCAGWVTPRVFDALGIETEAYARGNVLQPIHGFRVGVSSGRESATRSDQVVSYGIRRCEFDTYLLRRTDSDVRDGEPLRSLECQGSGWLVNGSIHAPLVVGAGGHFCPVARRLMLGPKSEEPLIAAQEIEFRMTEAQALACPVAADTPLISFQRDLKGYGWIFRKGDWLNLGLGRQDREHLSTHLAGFLDELRQQERLPPELPTAFRGHAYLLYDQAPRRLFDDGLALIGDAAGLAYPRSGEGIRPAVESGLLLAGTLRNMRSAEKLGAPETLAGYERDLLGRFGPREHRPGPTDRLPAPLVRFLAARLLGHPRIANDIVVRRWFLRA, from the coding sequence ATGCGCCCTGCTTCGCAGACGAGGCAATCGAAGAGCTTCTCCAGGAAGGTGGCGCGCTTGGAGAGCGCTGACGTCGTCATCGTCGGCGGAGGGCCGGCTGGGTCCTCCATGGCCTTCGGTCTCCGTGGGAGTGGACTTCGCGTCGTGATCCTCGACCGTGCCCGCTTTCCTCGGGACAAGCTCTGTGCCGGCTGGGTGACCCCACGGGTCTTCGACGCACTCGGTATCGAGACCGAAGCCTATGCCAGGGGAAACGTCCTGCAGCCCATTCACGGTTTTCGTGTAGGCGTGTCCAGTGGGCGGGAATCAGCCACCCGTTCGGATCAGGTCGTTAGTTACGGAATCCGACGCTGTGAGTTCGATACGTACCTCCTGAGAAGAACAGATTCCGATGTTCGAGACGGCGAACCACTTCGTTCGCTGGAGTGCCAGGGCTCTGGTTGGTTGGTGAACGGCTCGATTCACGCCCCCCTGGTCGTGGGGGCGGGCGGCCATTTCTGTCCCGTGGCACGTCGATTGATGCTCGGACCCAAATCCGAAGAGCCTCTCATCGCCGCCCAGGAAATCGAGTTCCGGATGACCGAGGCACAGGCGCTTGCCTGTCCTGTCGCAGCCGATACGCCGCTGATTTCCTTCCAGCGTGATCTGAAGGGCTACGGGTGGATCTTCAGGAAGGGAGATTGGCTGAACCTGGGCCTGGGGCGACAGGATCGCGAGCATCTCTCGACGCACCTGGCCGGCTTCCTCGACGAGTTGCGCCAACAGGAACGCCTACCGCCTGAACTGCCCACGGCCTTCCGTGGGCATGCCTATCTGTTGTACGACCAGGCGCCACGCCGCCTCTTCGACGACGGGCTCGCTTTGATCGGTGATGCGGCTGGATTGGCCTACCCGCGAAGCGGCGAGGGCATCCGACCCGCCGTGGAATCGGGCCTCCTGCTGGCCGGCACACTTCGCAACATGCGATCGGCGGAGAAGCTCGGTGCGCCGGAAACGCTGGCCGGCTACGAGCGAGATCTGCTCGGTCGTTTCGGACCGCGGGAACATCGCCCGGGTCCGACGGATCGCCTTCCCGCTCCCCTCGTCCGCTTCCTGGCCGCGCGGCTCCTGGGCCACCCGCGGATTGCCAACGACATCGTCGTCCGCCGCTGGTTCCTGCGCGCCTAG
- a CDS encoding GlsB/YeaQ/YmgE family stress response membrane protein — protein sequence MGILSWILLGLVVGVLAKWIMPGPDPGGLVVTILIGIAGAFLGGFLGTRLGLGDVTGFNLGSLALATGGALVLLFAHRKLRG from the coding sequence ATGGGCATCCTGTCTTGGATCCTGCTCGGCCTCGTAGTTGGCGTTCTCGCCAAATGGATCATGCCCGGTCCCGATCCGGGTGGCCTCGTCGTGACGATCCTGATCGGAATCGCCGGCGCATTCCTCGGAGGGTTTCTCGGAACCCGGCTTGGCCTCGGCGACGTGACCGGCTTCAACCTGGGCAGCCTCGCGCTCGCAACCGGCGGCGCCCTGGTGCTGCTCTTTGCACATCGCAAACTGCGGGGGTGA
- a CDS encoding SDR family oxidoreductase has protein sequence MSIDIDLQGKVAIVTGGGRGVGRGITQRFLEAGADVVVCGRNEPDVLPSAGDHAAVFLPADVHDVDAIAGVVEGTVERFGQLDILVNNAGGAPFADAADASPRFHEKIMALNLMAPLHFAQKANAVMQGQEQGGSIVMISSVSALRPSPGTAAYGAAKAGLISLAQSLAVEWAPRVRVNAIAVGMVRTEQSHLHYGDAAGLARVEATVPLGRLAKPEEIGDACVFLSSPLASYVTGANLLLHGGGEAPAFLSAARS, from the coding sequence GTGTCCATCGACATCGATCTCCAGGGCAAAGTCGCAATCGTGACGGGCGGTGGTCGAGGCGTGGGACGCGGCATCACCCAACGCTTCCTCGAAGCCGGCGCCGATGTCGTCGTCTGCGGACGCAACGAACCCGACGTGCTGCCGAGTGCGGGCGACCACGCCGCGGTATTCCTCCCTGCCGATGTGCACGACGTGGACGCGATCGCTGGCGTCGTCGAAGGAACCGTCGAACGCTTCGGCCAGCTCGACATCCTGGTGAACAACGCCGGCGGTGCCCCATTCGCGGATGCAGCCGATGCCTCGCCTCGCTTCCACGAGAAGATCATGGCGCTGAACCTGATGGCGCCCCTTCATTTCGCCCAGAAAGCCAATGCCGTGATGCAGGGCCAGGAGCAGGGCGGCTCGATCGTGATGATCTCCAGCGTATCCGCCCTGCGACCGTCCCCCGGAACCGCCGCCTACGGCGCTGCGAAGGCCGGGCTGATCTCCCTCGCGCAGAGCCTCGCCGTCGAGTGGGCGCCGCGGGTGAGAGTGAATGCGATCGCGGTCGGGATGGTGCGCACGGAACAATCGCACCTCCACTACGGGGATGCGGCCGGCCTGGCGCGCGTCGAAGCCACCGTGCCTCTGGGCCGCCTCGCCAAGCCGGAAGAAATCGGCGATGCCTGCGTCTTCCTCTCGTCACCGCTGGCCAGCTATGTCACGGGTGCCAACTTGCTGCTCCACGGCGGGGGCGAGGCGCCGGCGTTCCTGAGCGCCGCCCGGAGCTGA
- a CDS encoding acyl-CoA dehydrogenase, which produces MDFRFTEEQDELREMARGFLVEVSSSDQVRAAMASELGHDPEVWKRVGAELGWPAVTTPDTYGGLGLGDVELVALMEVMGETLFASPFFASVALGANAILTAGTEDHRQALLPELAEGVCTATLAVAEQGGGWAAEDIRASFRREGDELVLTGTKRHVVDGHFADRIVVALREEGSSGREGLALVVLPGDVTGLQREALPTLDQTRRLAEIRLDGVRVPAFTRLGDGGADALDRILQRAAIALAAEQVGGAQRCLEMAVAYAKERVQYGRPIGSFQAIKHKCADMMVKIESARSAVYYAACVAADQGDELALAASMAKAAASDTYSFCAGTALQIFGGVGFTWEYDIHLYFKRARSSASLLGDAPYHRELVARAIGL; this is translated from the coding sequence ATGGATTTCCGGTTCACGGAAGAGCAAGACGAGCTCCGCGAAATGGCACGTGGATTCCTCGTGGAGGTCTCCAGCTCGGACCAGGTGCGTGCCGCCATGGCCAGCGAGCTCGGACACGACCCGGAGGTGTGGAAACGTGTCGGCGCCGAACTCGGCTGGCCCGCCGTCACCACCCCGGATACGTATGGTGGCCTCGGCCTGGGGGATGTCGAGCTGGTCGCGTTGATGGAGGTCATGGGCGAGACCCTCTTCGCTTCGCCTTTCTTCGCAAGCGTTGCATTGGGTGCCAATGCCATCCTCACGGCTGGAACCGAAGATCACCGACAAGCACTGCTGCCGGAACTTGCCGAAGGTGTGTGCACGGCCACGCTCGCTGTCGCCGAACAGGGCGGAGGCTGGGCGGCCGAGGACATCCGCGCCAGCTTTCGACGCGAAGGCGACGAACTGGTGCTGACTGGGACCAAGCGTCATGTGGTGGACGGCCACTTCGCCGATCGCATCGTCGTGGCTCTTCGCGAAGAGGGCTCGAGCGGCAGGGAAGGCCTGGCCCTCGTCGTGCTGCCTGGCGATGTGACCGGGCTCCAGCGCGAAGCGCTCCCGACACTCGACCAGACGCGCCGCCTTGCGGAGATTCGGCTCGATGGTGTGCGTGTGCCAGCGTTCACCCGGCTCGGCGATGGCGGTGCCGACGCTCTCGATCGGATCCTCCAACGCGCCGCGATCGCCCTCGCCGCCGAGCAGGTCGGCGGCGCACAACGCTGCCTCGAGATGGCGGTGGCGTACGCCAAGGAGCGCGTGCAGTACGGGCGTCCGATCGGATCGTTCCAGGCCATCAAGCACAAATGTGCGGACATGATGGTCAAGATCGAATCGGCCCGCTCCGCCGTCTACTACGCAGCTTGCGTTGCCGCAGATCAGGGCGACGAGCTCGCGCTCGCGGCATCGATGGCCAAGGCTGCGGCCTCCGATACCTACTCGTTCTGCGCGGGTACAGCGCTCCAGATTTTCGGTGGTGTCGGCTTCACATGGGAGTACGACATCCACCTCTACTTCAAACGCGCGCGATCGAGCGCCAGCTTGCTAGGCGACGCGCCTTACCACCGCGAACTCGTCGCCCGGGCCATCGGGCTCTAG
- a CDS encoding SDR family oxidoreductase translates to MGTCDGRVVIITGAARGIGREHALAFAREGAKVVVNDIGVELDGSGGGAGPADDVVQQIRDEGGEAIINGADVADFAQTGLAVEQALEAFGRLDVVVNNAGFVRDRMFVSCSEEEWDAVVRVHLKGHFCLARNAAEHWRGESKAGNAVDARIINTSSGAGLQGSIGQSSYSAAKAGIAALTLIQAAELGRYGITSNAIAPSARTRMTEGVFAEMMAKPEDGFDAMDPANISPLVVWLGSAESKDVSGQIFELSGGEISIADGWRAGPAIDKGARWAPDEIGAAVHELMNKATPAQKVYGT, encoded by the coding sequence ATGGGAACCTGCGACGGACGTGTCGTCATCATCACGGGAGCTGCCCGCGGCATTGGCCGCGAGCACGCCCTTGCCTTCGCTCGCGAAGGCGCCAAGGTCGTCGTCAACGACATCGGTGTGGAGCTCGACGGTAGCGGCGGTGGTGCGGGCCCTGCCGATGATGTGGTGCAACAGATCCGCGATGAAGGCGGCGAAGCGATCATCAACGGCGCCGATGTCGCGGATTTCGCGCAGACCGGGCTGGCGGTCGAGCAGGCTCTCGAAGCCTTCGGTCGCCTCGACGTGGTGGTGAACAACGCCGGCTTCGTCCGCGATCGCATGTTCGTCTCCTGCAGCGAAGAAGAATGGGACGCCGTGGTGCGCGTTCATCTGAAGGGGCATTTCTGTCTCGCCCGAAATGCCGCCGAGCATTGGCGAGGCGAGTCGAAGGCCGGGAATGCCGTCGATGCGCGCATCATCAACACCAGCTCTGGCGCGGGCCTCCAGGGCAGCATCGGTCAGAGTTCCTATTCCGCAGCCAAGGCGGGGATCGCCGCGCTCACCTTGATCCAGGCCGCTGAACTCGGCCGCTACGGCATCACCTCCAATGCCATCGCCCCCTCTGCACGCACCCGTATGACCGAAGGCGTCTTCGCGGAAATGATGGCGAAGCCCGAAGACGGCTTCGACGCAATGGACCCCGCCAATATCTCGCCCCTCGTCGTCTGGCTTGGCAGCGCTGAATCGAAGGATGTGAGCGGCCAGATCTTCGAGCTCTCCGGCGGCGAGATCAGCATCGCGGACGGCTGGCGGGCCGGCCCGGCCATCGACAAGGGCGCTCGCTGGGCCCCGGACGAAATCGGAGCGGCCGTCCACGAATTGATGAACAAGGCCACACCAGCCCAGAAGGTCTACGGGACGTAG
- a CDS encoding acetyl-CoA C-acetyltransferase, whose protein sequence is MAEAYIIDAIRTPVGRRGGGLAQVHSADLGAHVIKGLVANSGVDPNAVDDVIFGCCDTIGPQAGDIARTCWLAAGLPEHVPGVTIDRQCGSSQQSVHFAAQGVMSGTSDLIVAGGVQNMSAIPISSAMTLAQPLGFETPFAGSEGWEARYGTQEVSQFRGSEMIAEKWEISREEMERFAYESHQRAIAAVDAGRFKKEIVPLAGVEDDEGPRRDTTLERMAGLKPLIEDGRITAAMASQISDGASAMLIASEQAVKDHGLKPRARVHHISVRADDPIYMLTAPIEATKHALAKAGMSKDEIDLVEINEAFAPVVLAWQKETNWDLEKVNVNGGAIALGHPIGATGTRLMTTLLHELERTGGRYGLQTMCEGGGQANVTIIERL, encoded by the coding sequence ATGGCAGAGGCATATATCATCGACGCGATCCGCACTCCGGTCGGCCGCAGGGGCGGCGGCCTGGCCCAGGTGCACTCCGCAGACCTGGGCGCCCACGTGATCAAGGGGCTCGTCGCCAACAGCGGCGTCGATCCGAATGCCGTAGACGATGTGATCTTCGGCTGCTGCGACACGATCGGTCCCCAAGCCGGCGACATCGCGCGCACTTGCTGGCTCGCAGCGGGCCTTCCCGAGCACGTGCCGGGCGTGACCATCGATCGCCAATGCGGTTCTTCTCAGCAATCGGTCCACTTCGCCGCCCAGGGCGTGATGAGCGGAACCAGCGACCTGATCGTTGCCGGTGGCGTGCAAAACATGAGCGCCATTCCGATCAGCTCCGCAATGACGTTGGCCCAGCCCCTCGGCTTCGAAACTCCATTTGCGGGTTCCGAAGGCTGGGAGGCACGTTATGGCACCCAGGAGGTCTCGCAATTTCGCGGCTCGGAAATGATCGCCGAGAAGTGGGAGATCTCCCGGGAGGAGATGGAGCGCTTCGCGTATGAGAGCCATCAACGCGCGATCGCGGCCGTCGATGCAGGACGGTTCAAGAAGGAGATCGTGCCGCTGGCGGGAGTCGAAGACGACGAGGGGCCGCGACGGGACACCACCCTCGAGAGGATGGCCGGACTGAAGCCGTTGATCGAAGACGGGCGCATCACCGCAGCCATGGCCAGCCAGATCTCCGACGGCGCCTCGGCCATGCTGATCGCCAGCGAGCAGGCGGTGAAGGATCACGGCCTCAAGCCGCGTGCGCGCGTGCATCACATCAGTGTTCGCGCCGACGACCCCATCTACATGCTGACGGCACCGATCGAGGCCACGAAGCACGCGCTCGCCAAGGCCGGCATGTCGAAGGACGAGATCGACCTGGTCGAGATCAACGAGGCCTTCGCTCCGGTCGTCCTGGCCTGGCAGAAGGAGACGAACTGGGACCTCGAAAAGGTGAACGTCAACGGCGGCGCGATCGCCCTGGGGCACCCGATCGGAGCCACCGGAACACGCCTGATGACGACCCTGCTCCACGAATTGGAACGCACGGGTGGGCGCTACGGCCTCCAGACCATGTGTGAAGGCGGTGGTCAGGCCAACGTCACCATCATCGAACGTCTGTAG